ACCAGTTCACCGTCGACCAGGTCCGCACCGTGGTCGGTGCGCTGGACCGAGCGGGTGTCCCCGTCATCGAGGTCACCCACGGCGACGGGATGGGTGGGTCGTCGTTCAACTACGGCTTCTCCCACACGCCCGAGACCGACCTGCTGAAGGTGGCGGTCGAGACCGCCACCACCTCCAAGATCGCCGTGCTGTTCGTGCCCGGCATCGGCGTCAAGGACGATCTGCGCGAGGCCGCCGACATCGGCGTGTCGATCGCCCGGATCGCCACCCACTGCACCGAGGCGGACATCTCCGAGCAGCACATCGCGCTGACCAAGGAGCTCGGGATGGAGGCGGTGGGCTTCCTGATGATGAGCCACATGACCAGTCCGGAGGACCTGGCCGAGCAGGCCCGCATGTCGGCCGACTTCGGCGCCGACTGCGTGTACGTCGTCGACTCGGCCGGAGCGCTCACCATGGATGGCTTCAAGCGACGGGTCGCGGCCGTCAAGTCGGTCGTCGACATCGACGTCGGCGTCCACGCCCACAACAACCTCTCGCTGGCCGTGGGCAACTCGATGGCTGCGCTGGAGGAGGGGGTGGACCAGATCGACGGCTGCACGACCGGTCTGGGTGCTGGAGCCGGGAACTGCCCCACGGAGGTGCTGGTGGCGACCTGTGAGAAGTCGGGCATCGCCACGGGCGTCGACCCGTTCGCGATGATGGATGCGGCGGAGGAGGCGGTCCGACCGATCCGGCCGGAGATGGGCGTGATCGACCGGGACGGCCTCATGCTGGGGTACGCCGGCGTGTACGGCTCCTTCCTGCTGCACGCCAAGCGGGCGTCCGAGCGGTACGAGGTGCCGACCCAGGACATCCTGCTGGAGCTCGGCCGTCGTGGGATGGTCGGCGGGCAAGAGGACATGATCATCGACGTGGCGCTCCAGCTTCGGCGGGAACGAGATGCGGGTGCATCCGGGGATGCGTCGTGAGTGATCTTCCAGCCAGGTTGGCCGAGGCCATCCGCACGCGGACGGCGATCGCGCCCGAGTCGCCTGACCTCACGATCGAGCAGGCCTACGACCTGCAGGACGAACTCCTCGAGTTGCTGGACCGGCCCGTCGAGGCCGTCAAGCTGGGGCTGACCAGCGTCGCCAAGCAGCAGCAGATGAACGTGGACGAGCCGGCCTACGGCTATCTGCTGGAGGGCAGCCAGATCGAGGTCGGCACACCCCTGGTCCGGTCCGAGCTGATCCAGCCTCGGATGGAGCCGGAGATCGCCTTCCGACTAGGAGCCGACCTGGCCGGGTCGTCGATCTCGGCGAGCGACGTGATGGCCGCCACCGAGTCGGTCATGCCCGCCATCGACGTCCTCGACAGCCGCTACTCCGGCTACTCCTTCACACTGCCTGCGGTGATCGCGGACAACATCTCCTCGGGCCGGTACGCCCTGGGACCGGCCGTCGCGCCGGGCGGCATCGACCTGCGATTGGCCGGGTGTGTCCTCGAGAAGAACGGCCAGTTGGTGGACACCGCCGCGGGCGCCGCAGTGCTGGACCACCCCGCGGCTGCTGTGGCCTGGTACGTCCGCTCCCTCCACCAGCGGGGGACGTCGGTTCCGGCGGGCACGGTGATCCTGGCCGGCGCGATGACCGCCGCGATCCAGGTGGAGCCGGGCGACGTGGTCCGCGCGACGATCGACCACCTGGGCTCGGTCGAGATCCGCGTGGCCTGAGGGATGACAGGCTGATCAATGGGAGGCGGAGCGATGGCAGGCGGAGGCGTCGCCGAGGCTGCGGAGGAGCTGCACAGGGCCCGGGTCGCCCGACGGACCGTCGCACCGCTCAGCGAGCGGTGGCCCGACATGACCCCCGCCGACGCCTACGCCGTGCAGGCCGCCGGCATCCAGGCCCGACTGGCCGAGGGTGAGACCGTCATCGGCGGCAAGTTGGGCTTCACGTCCGCCGCCATGCGCCGGGCGATGGGCGTCGACAGCCCGAACTACGGCTGGCTTACCGACGCGATGCTCCTCGGCGGCCCGGAGGTGGACGTCGCCGACCACGTCTCGTCGCGGATGATCCACCCGAAGGTGGAGCCCGAGATCGCCGTCCGGCTCGCCGCCGACCTGGAGGCGCCGGTGACCGCAGCCGAGGTGCTCGCCGCCACCGAGTCGGTGATGGCCTGCCTGGAGCTCGTCGACTCCCGCTTCACCGGCTTCCGCTTCGGGCCTCTGGACAACATCGCCGACAACTCCTCCGCCGGTGCAGTGGTCCTCGGCCAACCGGTGCCGCTCGGCGACATCAACCTCCGCCTGATCGGTGTCGTGGTCGAGGTCGACGGAGCCGTCCACCACACCGCCGCTGGCGCCGCCGCCCACGACGACCCCGCCGCCGCGGTCGCCTGGATGGTCAACCACTGCGCGCGGCCGCTAGCCGCAGGCTCGCTCGTCATCTCCGGCGGCCTCACTGCCCCCGTCACCCTGGTCGAGCCGCTCCCTGGTGGACACGATCGGGGCCTAACCGACGGATACGCGGAGAATCCCCCGATCGTGCACAACCACGTGCCGACCGTGACCGCCCACTTCGACCGGCTGGGCTCCGTCACCGTCCATGCCGCCGTCCCCCACCCCACAGCCTGAGGAGTCACCGTGCCCATCGTCCACATCAACCTCATGCAGGGCCGACCACCCGAGCGGATCCAGGCCATGATCACCGCCGTCTCCCACGCCATCGCCGACTCGATCGATGCGCCCCTCGAGACGGTGCGGGTCCTGGTCAACGAGATGGAGGACCACCAGTACGGCGTCGGCGGCAAGCCGATCGCCCAGGTCAAGGCCGAACGCGCCGCCGCCGCACGCCAGCATGCGGCTGACGGATGAAGGTCGACTTGGGGCACATCGACGACCTACCCGACGACCACTGCATCGCCGTCGCCGACGGGCGGGCCATCGCCATCCGGACGGCCGAGGGGCCGGTCGTCTTCCCCAACCGCTGCCTGCACCAGAACTCCCCACTGGCCGACGGGCGGGTCTTCGACGGGAAGCTGACCTGCCCGCTCCACTTCTGGCGCTACCACCTGCCCAGTGGTGCCCACGTGGGAGGCCGTGGGAGCCTCGAGCGGTACCGGGTGCAGGTCCACGACGGCCAGGTGTCGGTCGACCTCCCCGAGCCCGAACCCGAGATGGGCATGCGTGAGCGCCTCCTGGCCCACGCCCGGGAGTGGGAGCGGGACCGATGAGCACGACGATCGCGGGGGCAGCGATCTCGATGGGGCCGCCATGACCGAGACGGCGGTCGTGGTGGGCGCAACCGGTTCCGTCGGCTCGGCCCTGACCAACCGACTGGTCCAGCGTGGCCTGCGAGTGGTCGCCGTCGCCAGGGACACGGCGCAGTTGGAGGCGTTGGCCTCACGCTGTGACGGCCCGGGCACCGTCACCACCTGTCCTGCCGACATCGGCCGCAACGTGGCGATGGACGCCATCCGCGAGTGCCTCGACGGACGGGTGCGACTGGCGGTGCTGGCAGCCGGCCTCCCCGTCCGGGGCTCGGTCGAGTCGATCGATCCCGATCTGATGGCCGTCGGGGCGCAGGTGAAGATGGCTGGTGTCATCCGCCTCCTCCAGGCGGTGGTCGAGCACATGGGGCCTGGCTCACGGTTCGCAGCGATCGCCGGCACGCTCGGCATCGAGCCGGGCCGCGACGAGGCCGGTCCCGGCGGGATCAACGCCGGTCTCATCAACCTCATGAAGCAGATCGCCAACAACCACGGTCGTGACGGCATCACCGTCCACACGCTGGCGCCGGGCCCGATGGACACGCCGCGTCTGCGCCGAATCGCTGAGACCATCGCCAGCGAGCGTGGGGTACCGGTCGACGCCGTGTGGGCCGAGTACGAGGGCAAGGTGTCCCTCGGCCGACTGCCGCGAGTGGACGAGGTGGTCTGGGCGGTTGAGATGCTCCTGGCGCCCGAGGCAGACATCCTCCACGGGACCGTGCTCCATCTCGACGCCGGCGGGCTCAGGTCACCGACCTGACGCGACGCGGCCGGGTTTCTCTAAGGCCATCAGCGTGGCTGCCGATGAGTAGGAGGATGCGGGACTCCCTGTCAGTGACGTCGCGGCCCGAGCTGGGCTCCGCGGAGTTGCGCGAGATCCTCGACCGGCAGCCGGAGCTGATCGTCCGGTACGACGTCACGACCGGCAGGATCCGTTTCTCGAACAAGACCTACGCCACGGCCTTCCGGTCGACGCCCTCGGCACTCGAGGGCACCGACATCATGGACCTGTTCGCGCCGCACGAACGAGACGAGGTCAGGGCCTGGTGGTCGGGCTTCACACCGGACGAGCCCGTTCGTGCCCACGACACCCTGGTCGAGACGGTGCTCGGAGAACCGCGTTGGCACCGTTGGACCGACACGGCCATCTTCGACGACGAGGGTCGCCTGCTGGAGATCCAGGCGGTGGGGCGGGACCTGACCGACGCCAACCAGCTGAGTGACGAGGTCCACCGCAGCGAGGCCCGCTTTCGCCTGGCGTTCGATCACGCCCCGATCGGCATGGCCCTGGTCGACTCGACCAACCACATCCGCCGCACCAACGACGCCTTCCGCAAGCTGCTCGGTTGCCAGGCCGAACGCATCATCGGCCGGGACGCCGGCGACTTCATCAGCGACCTCTCGAAGCTCACCACCACCGACACGCCCATCGAGACCGTCCTGCGGTCGCCGAGCGGCTTCAAGCGCTGGTGCTGGGTGTCCGTGGCCCACAGCGCAGAGGGTGACCGGCTGCTGCAGATCGTCGACGTCCACGATCGGAAGACCGCCCAGGACCGCCTGGCCGAGCTGGTCGGCTCGGACCCCGTCACCGGCCTCATCAACCGACGGGGGCTGCGGGCTCGCCTCAGCCGAGCCGTGACCAAGGCGCACGAGGAGCGCCAGTTGGTCGGGGTTGCGTTCTTGGATCTGGACGGCTTCAAGCTCATCAACGATTCCCTCGGCCACGGCGTCGGGGACGACCTGCTGCGATCCGTGGCGGATCGGATCCGCGACACGGTCCGACCGGAGGACACGGCCGCGCGCTTCGGCGGAGACGAGTTCATCGTGGTGCTGACGGGGCTCCGGACGCGACAGGACGCGGTCGACGCCGCCAACCGGTTGCGTCAGGCCCTCGCCTCCCCGCACCGCGTCCGCGGCGGCGAGTTGACGGTTGGCGCCTCCATCGGTCTGGCCGTAGCCGAGAACCCGCGGCAGAGCCCCAAGGATCTGCTGCGCGCCGCAGATGCGGCCATGTATCAGGCGAAGGCCGCCGGAACCGGCGAGATCGTCCTCAGCGACCACCGGATGGCCGCCACACTGGACGCCCAGATCGACCTCCGTGGGGATCTTGAGGCTGCGGCACACGACGACACGATGCGGCTGCACTACCAGCCGTTGGTCGACGCCGCCGGCGACATCGTGGCTGCCGAGGCCCTGTTGCGCTGGGAGCGGCCCGGGGTGGGTCCGGTCGCACCGAACGTCTTCCTGCCGATGTTGGAGCGCAGCGGATTGATGGCCAGCGTCGGCCAGCAGCAGCTCCGTCGCGGCTGCCGTGAGATCGTCGAGCTGTCCACACGCGTCGGTCGTCCCCTGGACCTGTGGTTCAACGTCGGACTACGCGAAGTGGTCGCCCCGAACTTCGCCGCCAACGTGCGTGCCGCGCTCGACGCGGCCGACATGAGCGCCGAGCGGCTGTGCCTCGAGCTCACGGAGTGGAGTGACCTCCGCGACCGGTCTCACGCCCTGACCGTCCTGGCTGAACTGCGGGAACTCGGGGTTCGCATCGCACTGGACGACTTCGGCACCGGCTACGCCTCCATGGACCTGCTGCGCGACGGCCCGCTCGCCTGCCTGAAGATCGATCGCGGGTTCACCGCTGCGCTCGCGGACGACGGCCCTTGTCGAGAGCGGGCGCTCGTGGCCGCCATGATCGAGATGGCCCGAGCCCTCGACATGCAGGTGGTCGCCGAGGGGGTGGAGACCGAGTCCCAACTCCGGCGCTGCCTCGAGATGGGTGTCGGACTCCTGCAGGGCTGGCACCTCGGCCGACCGGTCGCGCCAGCTGACTGGCAGGTCTGAGACCCCGTCGCCACCAGATTCCAATAGGGTCAGTGGCGTATGCAGCCATCGAACGCACTGGTCTTGGCGGATGTGACCACGACCACCGAGTGGGAACTGGTCGAGACGTGGGCCCAGAACGCCTATCCCGGGCAGCCGGTCGTCAGGCTGGACAGTCTGGCCGATCACATGTTGGAGCCGTCGGTGACCGTCCAGCCGGTGCGGGTCACCTGGCTACCGAATGAGCGGGCCAGCGGCGACCGCCTCTCCGCCGGTGAGCTGCTGCTGCTCGCACAGCCCCGACGGCCGTGGCACCCGATCCAGCAGGTGCTGACCAAGGTCCGGCCGAGCGCCGCCCAGGTGACTGCCGCGGAGTCGGCCACAGGAGCGGAGCTGGCAGCGCGCTACGCCGATCGGTATGGGGACTCGGAGGGGCACAGCCTGAGCGCCTTCGTTCGTCGCCAAGCGGTCGTCTCCCTCGATCGTGCCGAGCGCGTCACCTTCGGCAGCGCCTACAAGGTCCCGAAGCTGATCGCCGAACAGATCCTCGACAAGCCCAGCTTCAAGGCCAGCATGGAAGAGCTGAGCGTCCGGCTGGCGCAGAACCTCAGCGTCGTGATCGCCGACGCCAAGGAGGCCCTGCACGAACTCATCGCCGTCCAATCTCCGGTAGCGATCGAGCTGTGGCGCACCATCCTCAAGCCGATGCACTCCCACGCGTGGGATGTCGACGCGGATGCGACGGCCCTGGCAGATCTCCGGGAGCGCAACAAGTCCGACTCGCTGATCTTCCTGCCCTCACACCGCAGCTACGTCGACCCGTTGATCATCGCCGACGTCCTGCTCGAGCACGACCTCCCGCGCAACCACACCTTGGGTGGCGACAACCTCTCGTTCTGGCCGTTCGGGCCGATCGGCAAGCGTGCCGGCATCGTCTTCATCCGCCGCAGCTTCGGCGGTGATGAGGTCTACAAGACCGTCGTCCGGCACTACCTGGCCCACCTCATGGCCAAGCGGTTCAACCTGGAGTGGTTCATGGAGGGCGGCCGCACCCGAACCGGCAAGCTCCGCCAACCCAAGTACGGAATCCTTCGCTACCTGGTCGACGGCCTCGCCATCGAGCCACACGTCGATCCCATCATCGTGCCGGTCTCCGTGGTCTACGAGCAGCTGCACGAGGTGTCCACCATGGCTCAGGAGGAGCTGGGCGGCGCCAAACAGCCGGAGGGACTGGCCTGGGCGATCAAGTACCTGCGAGCCCAGCAGAGCCACCTTGGCCGCGTCGCCGTCCGCTTCGGCGAGCCGCTGCCGCTGCGCCAGGCCCTCGAGGAAGCCGGGGACGGCGGCAACCAGCTGCAGAAGGTGGCGTTCAGGGTCGCCACCCGCATCAACGCGGTGACGCCGGCCACATCGACGTCGCTGGTCACGCTCGTGCTGCTCGGCGAGCGGGATCGCGCGCTGACGACCGAACAGATCGGGCACCGCGTGGGACATCTGCTCGACTACCTCGACGCCAAGAACGTCGAGCGCCCGCGCGATGATCTGCGGCATGTCAGCGGCATCCAGGCCACCCTGAACCGGCTGGAGGAGGCCGGCGTCGTCGAGGTCTACACCGGGGGGACCACTCCGGTCTGGTCCGTCAGGCCCGACCGTCACCACACGGCGGCCTTCTACCGCAACGGTGCGCTGCACCATCTGCTCAACCGCGCCATCAGCGAGATGACGCTGGTGTACGTCGCCGGTCTGCCGGAGGGAACGGACCACCTGGAGGAGGGCTGGCGGGAGATGCTGCGAATCCGGGACCTGCTCAAGTTCGAGTTCTACTTCTCGGACAAGGCCGACTTCCGTGAGGAGATGCAGTTCGAGGCCAATCTGATGGCGCCCAAGTGGCTGGGCGATGACCTGATGGCGGGGCAGGCAGGCCGGGCGCTCGACCGCTTGATCCACGGCGATGACGGCGACAACGCGCCGGTGATCACCGGTCCCTTGGTGGCCGACCACGTGCTGCGGTCCTTCCTCGATGCCCAACTGGTGGCGGCAGAGGTCCTGACCGCAGTCGGGGCCGGTACCACGGTCTCGCCGGCGACGCTGGTGACGGAGTGCCTGCGACTGGGCCAGCAGATGGTTCGGCAGCGTCGGATCCACGGTGTGGAGTCCGTTTCCCGTGAGCTCTTCAGCGGCTGCTCGAACCTGGCCGCCAACCGCGACCTGCTGGCTGCAGGCCCGGATGTCCACGACCGCCGCGAGGCGTGGAAGCACGAGGTGGCCCAGCTGATCAACCGCCTGAACGCCATACGTGAGCTCGAGTCCCAGGCCGGGCACGACACCATACGAACGGTCGTGCCGACCAGCGCGTGATCCTCGAAAGGCAGGCCCATGTCCACTCCGCTCGCTGACATCGTCGCGACCATCAGAGCGGCCCCCGACGGGCCACGGGTCGCTGCGGTGTTCGACTATGACGGCACCCTGATCGACGGGTTCAGCGGCCTCTCCTACATCCGTGAACGCATCAAGCGACTGCAGCTGCGCCCGAGCGAAGCCGCCAAGATCGCCGAGGCAGCCATTCGCGGGGTTCGCACGCCCGAGGAGTTCTCGGACTTCCTCAACTGGTCGCTGGGTGCCTTCGAGGGACAGGCGGTGGAGGCACTGTCCAAGACCGGTCAGGAGATCTTCGATGGAGACATCGCTTCTCGGCTGCGCCCTGAGACGTGGGCGTTGCTGGAGCTCCACCGTCTGAGGGGCCACACGCTGATCCTGGCCTCCTCTGGCACCTCGCTGCAACTGGAGGCGATCGCCAAGGCTGCCGACATCAGCCACGTCGTCGCGACACAGCTGGAGAACGTCGATGGGCGGTACACGGGAGCGGTGTCGGGCCAGGCCCCCTGGGGGCCCCACAAGGCCTCGCAGGTTGCGGCTCTGGCGGAGACCCTCGACGTCGACCTGGCGCAGTCCTTCGCCTACAGCGACGGCGACGAGGACATTCCTCTGCTCACCTCGGTGGGACACCCCACGGCCGTCAACCCGCGTCCGAGGATGCGCAAGGAGGCCACGGCGCAGGGGTGGCCGATCATCCACGGCCAGTCGGTTGGCGGCACGGTGCCGCTCACGGCGCCCGCCCGGACCGCGGCGATGCTCTACGGCGTCGCGGGCGGCACGGCGCTGTCCGGCCCGGTCGGTCTGCTGAAGCGCTCAGCGCGAGCGTTCATCGACTCGAGCATCGGCCTGGCCTCGGACCTCGGCCTGACGCTCGGCGGTGTCGACATCGAGGTCGTCGCTGGCGAGCACCACCTCGAGGAGGCCCGACCGTGCGTGTTCATCTTCAACCATCGCTCCAACCTGGACGGGCTGGTGCTGATGAACCTGCTGCGCAAAGACGTGACGGCCATCGCCAAGGCCGAGCTGAAGCAGATTCCCGGCGTGGGTCAGCTGTTCGGCATGTCGGGCGTCGCCTTCATCGACCGGAGCGACTCCCGGCAGGCTCGCGAGGCGATCCAACCGGTCCTCGAGATGGTGCGTGACGAGGGCCTCAGCCTGGCGCTGGCCCCCGAGGGGACGCGGTGGCGGACGCCCGGGATGGGTCCGTTCAAGAAGGGGGCGTTCCACATCGCCGCGCAGGCGGGAGTTCCGGTCGTCCCCGTCGTGATGGCCGGATGTGGGGAGCGACTCCCGCCCGGCACGGCCCTGGTCAGGCCTGGCACCGTCCGCGTTCAGGTTCTGGAACCGATCGACGTCAGCAGTTGGGAGCGCAAGCACCTCGGCGACAACGTCACCGCCGTTCGTGAGGAGATGCTGCTCACGCTGATCGACCTGATCGCAGGCTGAAGGCCAACGGCCCGTCCAGCACCTCATCCTCGGTCATCGGTTCGCTGATCGCGAACCCCTGCAGATTGCCGGCCCCGGAGGTGGCGAGCTCGGCCCTGATGTCGTCGGTCTCGACGCCTTGGATGACCACATCGATCCCCGCCTGGCCGGCCTGGTGGATGATCGCCTCGATCAACGCCGGCGAGATGTACTCGTCCTGCAACAGGTGTTGATCGATCTTGACGACGTCGACGTCGAGGTCGTTGAGCCCGGTCAACGTGGCGTAGTCGGACCCGAACCGCTCCAGCGCGATGGCGACGCCGCAGCGCCGAAGCTGCTCCAGCCGGTTCTTGACCTGCGGCTCACGCAGCGCGTCCTGACCGACCTCGAGGACCAGCGACGACGCCGGAAGATCCACGTCCTTGAGCAGGCGGATCACCCGCCCGACGAACGTGCTCGACCGCAACTGCCGGAGGGAGACGTTGACCGCCGTCCTGATGGTCGGCGCACACTGAGCGCCCACCTCACACGCCTGCTGCAACACCCACATGCCGATGTCGTCGATCAGACCGGAGGAGTCGGCGATCGGGATGAACACATCCGGCGGGATTGCGCCACGCTCGCGGTGGTCCCATCGCAGCAGCGCCTCGATCATCCGCGTCTGGCCGGACACGGCATCGACGATGGTCTGGTAGACCACGCTCAGCTCGCCCGCTTCCTGAGCTCGCGCGAGGCCCCGCCGGAGGGCCAGTTCCGTCTCGGCATGTGCCGCGAGTGAGGAGGTGTACCGCTGCACTCGGCCGGGGCCAGCAGCCTTGGCGGTGTACATCGCCGCATCCGCCTGCCGCACCAGGTCGGGGGCATCCTCCCTGCCCGTGGCGACGGCGATGCCGATGCTCGTGGTGACCGTGATGGCGTGGTGATCGATCTCGATCGGAGCCCGCATGGCGGTGGCGATCTGGTGCGCCAGCCCACCGATGGAGCCGATGCTGGAGACGGCGGGAACCACGACGGCGAACTCGTCACCGCCGAGCCGGGCGGCCAGAGCGAACGGTGGGAGCAGGTCGCGCAGTCGGTTGGCGAAGGTCACGAGCACGTGGTCGCCGACCGGGTGACCCATCTCGTCGTTGATGCCCTTGAAGTCGTCGACGTCGAGCAGCAGCAGCGCCGTGTCCTCGCCCGTGGTGGCCGCCAGCTCCTCCTCCAGGACCTTGGTGAACAGACCTCGGTTGGCCAGGCCGGTCAGCGGGTCGTGCTCCGCCTGTCGTCGGAGCTCCTGCTCGAGCTCCACTCGGTCGGAGATGTCCCGGACGGTCAAGACGATGCCGTCGACGTCCTCGGTGTCGAGCAGGTTCGCGCCCACGACCTCGGCGTGACCCCAGTCCTCGCCACGGGACATGCGCACCCGGATGTGCGTGCTCTCACCAGCCGACCCGGCCGCCAGCTGCTGGCAGAAGGCGATGAAGCGGTCACGGTCAGCCGGGTCGATCCAGTGCTCGATCCGGTAGGTCCCTGGCTCGGCGGGGTCCTCGATCGGCTTCCAGTTCCGGGCCAGGGTGTCGCTGACGGTCATGATGACGCCGCCGGTGTCGATCACCACGATCGCATCCGTGCTGTGCCGAACCAGCGCGCGGAAGCGCTCGTCGACCCGTCGACGGGAGAGGTCCTCGACGATCTCGAGGAGCGACCAGGACCGCAGCAGCACGATCACCATGAGCGCGATCGCCACGCAGGCCAACCCGACCACATCGGCCGTCGACGTCGGCCGCAGGATCACCAGCACCAGGGGGGTGGTCGCGCTGGCCGTCAGGACCAGCAGCCGCGTCCGGCTGAGCTTGGGCGCGGCGGCTGCGCGGTCGCGCAGTCGAACCACAGACGGATGCAGGAAGGCAGAGCCGACGAAGGCAAGCGCAATGCAGTAGGTCACGTCGACCAGGACCGGGGTGGCGCCGGAGTCGGTCAGGGACCGGACGTAGAACGCCGAGTCGGCGCCAACGAACAGCACCAGTCCGGTCAACATCATGATGATCGACGGCGAGAGCGCCCCACCACCGAGGATCATCCGCAGGACGGCGGCCGTCATGATCACGTGCAACACCGGGAAAGCGACCCCGACCAGCAC
The sequence above is a segment of the Euzebya tangerina genome. Coding sequences within it:
- a CDS encoding putative bifunctional diguanylate cyclase/phosphodiesterase, translated to MALTVPAVAGVLDEANLIVLGVAAGSIYWAARMRALDRPGRRGIRLIGHALSLALAADVVWFAMTRTGVADPFGSPLEVVYVASSVLLVIGILRVVRSRGSDAVATYDAVVIAGASGALIWSLIVSPVLASSNASPTQVLVGVAFPVLHVIMTAAVLRMILGGGALSPSIIMMLTGLVLFVGADSAFYVRSLTDSGATPVLVDVTYCIALAFVGSAFLHPSVVRLRDRAAAAPKLSRTRLLVLTASATTPLVLVILRPTSTADVVGLACVAIALMVIVLLRSWSLLEIVEDLSRRRVDERFRALVRHSTDAIVVIDTGGVIMTVSDTLARNWKPIEDPAEPGTYRIEHWIDPADRDRFIAFCQQLAAGSAGESTHIRVRMSRGEDWGHAEVVGANLLDTEDVDGIVLTVRDISDRVELEQELRRQAEHDPLTGLANRGLFTKVLEEELAATTGEDTALLLLDVDDFKGINDEMGHPVGDHVLVTFANRLRDLLPPFALAARLGGDEFAVVVPAVSSIGSIGGLAHQIATAMRAPIEIDHHAITVTTSIGIAVATGREDAPDLVRQADAAMYTAKAAGPGRVQRYTSSLAAHAETELALRRGLARAQEAGELSVVYQTIVDAVSGQTRMIEALLRWDHRERGAIPPDVFIPIADSSGLIDDIGMWVLQQACEVGAQCAPTIRTAVNVSLRQLRSSTFVGRVIRLLKDVDLPASSLVLEVGQDALREPQVKNRLEQLRRCGVAIALERFGSDYATLTGLNDLDVDVVKIDQHLLQDEYISPALIEAIIHQAGQAGIDVVIQGVETDDIRAELATSGAGNLQGFAISEPMTEDEVLDGPLAFSLRSGRSA